One window of Papaver somniferum cultivar HN1 chromosome 9, ASM357369v1, whole genome shotgun sequence genomic DNA carries:
- the LOC113308477 gene encoding 60S ribosomal protein L36a, whose amino-acid sequence MVNVPKTKNTYCKNKECRKHTLHKVTQYKKGKDSLAAQGKRRYDRKQSGYGGQTKPVFHKKAKTTKKIVLRLQCQSCKHMSQHAIKRCKHFEIGGDKKGKGTSLF is encoded by the exons ATG GTGAATGTGCCAAAGACAAAGAACACATACTGCAAGAACAAGGAGTGCAGGAAGCACACTCTGCACAAAGTTACTCAGTACAAGAAGGGTAAGGATAGTCTTGCAGCCCAGGGAAAACGGCGTTATGATCGCAAACAATCTGGTTATGGAGGACAGACCAAGCCTGTCTTCCACAAAAAG GCAAAAACCACAAAGAAGATTGTGCTAAGGCTTCAGTGTCAGAGTTGCAAACACATGTCCCAGCACGCAATCAAG AGGTGCAAGCATTTTGAGATTGGTGGAGACAAGAAGGGAAAGGGAACTTCACTTTTCTAG